The nucleotide sequence CCAAGGCCGCGATCTTGTCTTCGCCGCGACCTTTTGAGCCGCTGATAATGGCTCCGGCGTGCCCCATGCGCTTGCCCTTGGGGGCGGTAAGACCGGCAATAAAGCCAAAGACCGGCTTGGGATAACTGCTTTCCTTGATATAGGCGGCGGCAAGCTCCTCGCCATCGCCGCCGATCTCGCCGATCACGCAGACAGCCTGGGTTGCGGGATCGGCACGAAACATCTTCAACAAATCAGTGAAGTACAGGCCGGGCACAGGGTCGCCGCCAATACCCACGCAGGTGCTCTGCCCCAACCCCTGCGAGGTAAGCTGATGCACCGCCTCGTAGGTGAGTGTGCCGGAACGGCTGATAAGCCCGATGTTGCCCTGTTTGTGGATGTAACCGGGCATGATGCCGATCTTGCACTTGCCGGGGCTGATGACGCCGGGGCAGTTGGGACCCACAAGCTGCGTGCCTGTGGCCTTGAGTCGAGCCTTGACCCGCACCATGTCCAGCACGGGGATATGCTCGGTGATGCAGATGACAAGGCCTATGCCTGCGTCTGCCGCTTCGCAGATGGCGTCCGCCGCAACGGCTGAGGGCACAAAGATGACGCTCGCGTCGGCTCCGGTCTGCTGCACGGCCTCGGCAACGGTGTTGAACACCGGCACGCCAAGAACGCTCTGACCGCCCTTGCCGGGCGTGCAGCCCGCCACAACCCTGGTTCCGTAAGCCTGCATCTGCTCGGTATGGAACATGCCTTCGCGGCCTGTCAGGCCCTGCACCAGCACCCTTGTCTGTGCGTTGACGAGTATGCTCATGCCGCACCTCCGGCGGTCAGGGCCGCAATTTTGTGAGCCGCCTCGCTCATGCTGGCCGCTGTTTCAAAGTTCAGCCCGCTTTCACGCAGGATGCGACGGCC is from Desulfovibrio desulfuricans and encodes:
- the sucD gene encoding succinate--CoA ligase subunit alpha yields the protein MSILVNAQTRVLVQGLTGREGMFHTEQMQAYGTRVVAGCTPGKGGQSVLGVPVFNTVAEAVQQTGADASVIFVPSAVAADAICEAADAGIGLVICITEHIPVLDMVRVKARLKATGTQLVGPNCPGVISPGKCKIGIMPGYIHKQGNIGLISRSGTLTYEAVHQLTSQGLGQSTCVGIGGDPVPGLYFTDLLKMFRADPATQAVCVIGEIGGDGEELAAAYIKESSYPKPVFGFIAGLTAPKGKRMGHAGAIISGSKGRGEDKIAALEDAGVKVIHELGLLGETVARFMRG